One window from the genome of Acinetobacter sp. ANC 7912 encodes:
- the ribA gene encoding GTP cyclohydrolase II has product MPIEFVATSRLPTAHGEFKITVFQDPKTGEEHVALSKGLEEPSDEPVLVRIHSECLTGDAFASLKCDCGPQLQATQKLINEAGRGVILYLRQEGRGIGLTNKIRAYALQDQGHDTVDANLMLNLPADARKYDMCTIMLDHLGVKSVRLITNNPLKINALKDLGINVVDRVPLTVGLNPFNEQYLKTKHERMSHMYRKDDF; this is encoded by the coding sequence GTGCCGATCGAATTTGTCGCAACTTCACGATTACCTACTGCTCATGGTGAGTTTAAAATTACTGTTTTTCAAGATCCTAAGACTGGCGAAGAACATGTCGCACTATCTAAAGGATTAGAGGAACCCAGTGATGAGCCGGTGTTGGTGCGCATACATTCTGAATGTCTCACTGGTGATGCTTTTGCTTCACTAAAATGTGACTGTGGCCCTCAATTACAGGCCACTCAGAAGCTGATTAATGAAGCCGGTCGCGGTGTGATTCTGTATTTGCGCCAAGAAGGTCGCGGGATTGGCTTGACCAATAAAATCCGGGCCTATGCCTTGCAGGATCAAGGTCATGACACCGTCGATGCGAACCTGATGCTGAATCTACCAGCTGATGCACGTAAATATGATATGTGTACCATTATGCTGGATCATTTGGGTGTAAAATCGGTTCGATTAATTACCAATAACCCGTTAAAGATTAATGCACTAAAAGATTTAGGAATTAATGTGGTGGATCGTGTGCCACTCACTGTAGGTCTGAATCCATTCAATGAACAATACCTCAAGACCAAGCATGAGCGTATGTCGCATATGTATCGGAAGGATGATTTTTAA